One Callospermophilus lateralis isolate mCalLat2 chromosome 6, mCalLat2.hap1, whole genome shotgun sequence genomic region harbors:
- the Ier3 gene encoding radiation-inducible immediate-early gene IEX-1 → MCHSRSSLPTMTGLRAPSSPAPSTGPGLRRGSGPEIFTFDPLPERTVASATRLGASRGHRKRSRRVLYPRVVRRQLPAEEPNLAKRFLFILLAIIFCQILMAEEGVPAPLTQEDVPSSASPVPIPAPPVLEHLNLTSEPSDYYLDVSTFLQQHPAAF, encoded by the exons ATGTGTCACTCTCGAAGCTCGCTCCCCACCATGACCGGCCTGAGGGCCCCGTCGTCCCCAGCCCCCTCCACCGGCCCGGGACTCCGGCGGGGCTCCGGCCCTGAGATCTTTACCTTCGATCCTCTCCCGGAGAGGACGGTAGCCTCGGCCACACGCCTTGGCGCCTCTCGCGGGCACCGTAAGCGCAGCCGCAGGGTCCTTTATCCTAGAGTG GTCCGGCGTCAATTGCCAGCCGAGGAACCTAACCTTGCCAAAAGGTTCCTCTTTATTCTTCTCGCCATCATCTTCTGCCAGATCCTAATGGCTGAAGAGGGTGTGCCGGCACCCCTGACGCAGGAGGACGTCCCCAGCTCCGCGTCCCCTGTGCCCATCCCGGCTCCCCCAGTCCTCGAGCACCTGAATCTGACTTCGGAGCCCTCTGACTACTATCTGGACGTAAGCACCTTTCTCCAGCAACACCCAGCTGCCTTCTAA